One genomic window of Myxococcaceae bacterium includes the following:
- a CDS encoding tetratricopeptide repeat protein yields MRLLICAFSFVFLSCTAPRPLNPAALAQENACVQSLQIEDFQGAQIRCELCLEYDESVAACMNGLGLVAYSRGNRNKAVSYFTKAIKQSKNFAQARNNLGVLYFKEDNFSGGIPYFSAAVEIDPGYEDARYNLGLSYLRMGQANLAKGASQKALENFKDSLHQYLKLIAINPAYVNGYRDLGVIFSIRASMQTLQAKREEDLKQATNYFQSCLQLDSTHETCLESFGQLLLVEHQYEAALQQFTGCLASNSKNAVCISGIDQSYQGIQFKSQALQDYVAQLKKDPKNADAHDGYCSILFENGMNDLAVSECQAAIALNPKLCSAYYQLGMYYKKTLNSPQSLTNCQSFALCPSSTKDPEQSAQCNRVITTLSNGQ; encoded by the coding sequence ATGCGACTTCTGATCTGTGCTTTCAGTTTTGTCTTTCTCTCTTGTACAGCGCCCAGACCGTTGAACCCAGCGGCTTTAGCGCAAGAAAATGCATGCGTCCAAAGTCTTCAGATTGAAGACTTCCAAGGAGCTCAAATCCGCTGTGAATTGTGCTTAGAGTATGATGAATCCGTTGCTGCATGCATGAATGGACTCGGATTGGTGGCTTATTCACGAGGAAACCGTAACAAGGCCGTGTCTTATTTTACCAAAGCCATCAAGCAAAGTAAAAATTTTGCGCAAGCTCGCAACAATCTTGGCGTCCTCTATTTTAAGGAAGATAACTTTTCGGGCGGGATCCCTTACTTTAGCGCAGCGGTTGAAATTGACCCAGGTTACGAAGATGCTCGATATAATTTGGGCCTTAGCTATCTCAGAATGGGTCAAGCCAACCTGGCCAAAGGAGCTTCTCAAAAAGCACTCGAAAATTTTAAAGATTCGCTGCACCAATATTTAAAGCTCATCGCCATTAACCCAGCCTATGTAAACGGATACCGGGATTTGGGCGTGATCTTTAGCATCAGGGCTTCCATGCAAACTTTGCAAGCCAAGCGTGAAGAAGACTTGAAACAAGCCACAAACTACTTTCAAAGTTGCCTGCAACTGGATTCTACTCATGAAACATGCCTCGAGAGTTTCGGGCAACTTCTATTGGTTGAGCATCAATACGAAGCAGCTCTGCAACAATTTACAGGCTGCTTAGCCAGCAATTCAAAGAATGCTGTTTGTATTTCCGGAATCGATCAATCTTACCAAGGCATCCAGTTCAAGAGTCAAGCCCTCCAGGACTATGTCGCTCAACTCAAGAAAGATCCCAAAAATGCCGATGCTCACGATGGATATTGCAGCATTCTATTCGAAAACGGAATGAACGACCTTGCTGTCTCAGAATGCCAGGCTGCCATCGCTTTGAACCCTAAGCTTTGTTCGGCCTATTATCAACTCGGCATGTATTACAAAAAAACCTTAAACAGCCCACAATCCCTCACGAATTGCCAATCCTTCGCACTTTGCCCAAGCTCCACCAAAGACCCGGAGCAGTCTGCACAGTGCAATCGTGTGATCACCACACTCAGCAATGGCCAATGA
- a CDS encoding FHA domain-containing protein, with translation MTQSLTITDGPSQGFVFELAAKQSEIFIGREKSCTLVLDSKSVSRKHALIRQDIDGVWLEDLKSKNGVWLNGSKISKPALLQDEAQIQMGDIHLRFSDSNAAILKKLSTVPAFHEAETADSSSSIANSNVLLEDSTPQSMPSPWLDYVYIGSMVVVVAGLIVGALLWFNN, from the coding sequence ATGACGCAATCACTGACTATTACCGATGGACCCTCCCAAGGCTTTGTGTTTGAGCTGGCCGCCAAGCAGTCCGAAATTTTCATTGGGCGAGAAAAATCATGCACCCTCGTTTTAGACAGCAAAAGTGTTTCACGGAAACACGCCCTCATTCGGCAGGATATTGATGGCGTTTGGCTTGAAGATCTGAAAAGCAAAAATGGTGTTTGGTTGAATGGAAGCAAGATATCCAAGCCCGCTTTATTACAAGATGAAGCGCAGATTCAGATGGGCGATATTCACTTACGTTTTTCCGATTCCAATGCAGCAATTCTTAAAAAGCTCTCGACTGTTCCAGCGTTCCATGAGGCAGAAACGGCAGATTCGAGCTCTTCAATCGCAAATTCGAACGTGCTCTTGGAAGACTCGACACCCCAGAGCATGCCCTCTCCCTGGTTAGACTATGTCTACATTGGATCAATGGTGGTTGTGGTGGCCGGACTCATCGTAGGTGCCTTGCTATGGTTCAACAACTAA
- the radA gene encoding DNA repair protein RadA: protein MFCCQSCGQTQQKWMGKCPACQSWNTLTEEVSSDRLKKPKRTPGPKPTRITEVVHEFVKRYSFGLAELDRVLGGGLVPGSVTLISGEPGIGKSTLLLTCAHRIAELGQTVLYVSGEESLTQIHMTAERLGALNPRLLLLAETNLESARQAIEETRPNVLILDSVQTLYSPEIGSVAGSVSQIREVTAQIVQQAKSNNMATFLVGHVTKDGQIAGPRLLEHMVDTVLYFETARSGPYRFLRAHKNRFGSTQELGVFEMRSTGLIEVSNPSAFFLAERPVGRPGSAIAAAIEGSQPILVEVQALCVQTLFGNPRRTTVGIESTRCAMIAAVLEKHAGIALSGYDLFLNVAGGAMLSETAVDLPVAVALASSLTGKAVEADLVCFGEIGLSGEIRGIHRVESRLQEAKRMGFRRAVLPQVSLEGLSVPSGFEVISVSTLSKAMEAALCLGS, encoded by the coding sequence ATGTTCTGTTGCCAATCTTGTGGTCAAACACAGCAAAAATGGATGGGCAAATGCCCGGCTTGTCAATCTTGGAACACGCTAACAGAAGAGGTCTCTTCCGACCGACTCAAAAAGCCAAAACGGACTCCAGGGCCGAAACCAACTCGAATCACAGAGGTTGTTCATGAATTTGTGAAACGATACTCTTTTGGTCTGGCTGAGCTCGATCGAGTTCTCGGAGGCGGACTTGTTCCCGGCTCCGTCACCCTCATCAGCGGGGAACCGGGTATCGGCAAAAGCACCTTGCTGCTCACCTGCGCCCATCGCATTGCCGAGCTGGGTCAAACCGTTCTTTACGTTTCAGGAGAAGAATCTCTCACGCAAATTCACATGACCGCCGAACGACTCGGTGCCTTAAATCCTCGACTTTTGCTGTTGGCTGAGACCAACTTAGAATCTGCCAGGCAAGCCATCGAAGAGACTCGGCCGAACGTTTTGATTTTAGATTCGGTTCAAACGCTCTATTCTCCGGAAATTGGTTCTGTAGCGGGCTCTGTATCGCAAATACGAGAAGTAACAGCTCAAATCGTTCAACAAGCTAAAAGCAACAACATGGCAACTTTTTTAGTGGGCCATGTCACCAAAGATGGCCAAATCGCAGGCCCACGTTTGCTCGAGCATATGGTTGATACCGTGCTCTACTTTGAGACGGCACGTTCAGGGCCGTATCGATTCTTACGAGCCCACAAAAACCGTTTTGGTTCCACTCAAGAGTTGGGCGTGTTTGAAATGCGCTCAACGGGTTTGATTGAAGTCAGCAACCCATCCGCTTTTTTTCTAGCCGAACGCCCTGTGGGCCGACCTGGCTCTGCGATTGCCGCCGCCATCGAAGGTTCTCAGCCAATCTTAGTCGAAGTTCAGGCTCTTTGTGTGCAGACCTTGTTCGGAAACCCAAGACGGACCACGGTTGGAATCGAATCCACTCGATGCGCCATGATCGCTGCTGTCTTGGAAAAGCACGCCGGTATCGCTCTATCGGGCTATGATTTATTTCTCAACGTGGCAGGAGGCGCTATGTTAAGTGAAACAGCGGTCGACCTTCCGGTGGCAGTTGCTTTGGCTTCTAGCTTGACCGGCAAAGCCGTTGAAGCGGATCTGGTGTGTTTTGGAGAAATCGGCCTATCCGGAGAGATTCGCGGGATACACCGCGTTGAATCCCGTCTACAAGAAGCAAAACGCATGGGGTTTCGAAGAGCTGTTCTCCCGCAGGTGAGCCTGGAAGGACTTAGCGTACCCAGCGGGTTCGAAGTTATCTCGGTAAGCACACTCTCGAAAGCCATGGAGGCTGCATTATGCCTTGGATCTTGA
- a CDS encoding EVE domain-containing protein, producing the protein MPWILKTEPSEYSFADLEREKITRWDGVRNYQARNNLRSMKTGDPCLIYESVGPKKIVGSARVSQEAYPDPKDPSWLCVDIALGSRFPNTVSLDFLKSDPVLSQISLVKQSRLSVCPITQGVYQSIVHVCQLSSL; encoded by the coding sequence ATGCCTTGGATCTTGAAAACCGAACCTTCTGAATATTCGTTTGCGGATCTGGAACGCGAGAAAATAACCCGTTGGGATGGAGTCCGCAATTATCAAGCTCGCAACAATCTCAGATCCATGAAAACAGGCGATCCTTGCTTGATTTATGAATCCGTTGGACCCAAAAAAATCGTAGGCTCGGCAAGAGTCTCTCAAGAAGCCTACCCAGACCCCAAAGACCCTTCCTGGCTTTGCGTCGACATTGCTCTGGGATCGCGATTTCCCAACACTGTCTCGCTTGATTTCTTGAAGTCAGACCCGGTTCTCAGCCAAATTTCACTGGTCAAACAATCTCGACTCAGCGTCTGTCCAATCACCCAAGGTGTGTATCAAAGCATCGTCCATGTGTGCCAGCTTTCAAGTCTTTGA
- a CDS encoding TerC family protein has translation MFDLLTDPNTYLSLMTLTALEIVLGIDNILFLSIVASRLPKHQQETARRLGLSLALIGRLSLLFSLSWLLSLHEPLLVLAGYVFSAHDLVLGLGGLFLIYKATQEIYLSLEGREEAREVKVLSLRSALVQIFLLDIVFSLDSIITAVGLANQIAIMSIAILIAVVIMLFGSRYVNDFLEKHPSMKILGLAFLLLVGVLLFADALGTHFPRAYVYSALGFSAFVEFLNIQHRKNNRAA, from the coding sequence ATGTTTGACCTGCTCACAGACCCCAATACCTACCTCAGCCTGATGACACTCACAGCGCTTGAAATTGTTTTGGGAATCGATAACATTTTGTTCTTAAGCATTGTTGCCTCTCGACTGCCCAAACATCAACAAGAAACCGCTAGGCGTCTGGGACTCTCTCTTGCTCTCATCGGTCGTTTGTCACTTTTATTTAGCTTGTCTTGGCTTCTCTCTCTGCATGAGCCCCTATTGGTTCTCGCGGGCTACGTTTTTTCGGCTCATGATCTGGTCCTTGGCTTGGGAGGGCTATTTCTGATCTACAAGGCCACTCAAGAAATTTATCTCTCGCTCGAAGGCCGGGAAGAGGCAAGAGAAGTCAAAGTACTTTCTTTGCGATCCGCTTTGGTTCAAATCTTTCTTCTAGATATCGTATTCTCATTGGATTCCATCATTACTGCGGTCGGATTAGCCAACCAGATCGCGATCATGTCGATTGCTATTTTGATTGCTGTGGTGATTATGCTCTTTGGCTCCCGCTATGTGAATGATTTCCTCGAAAAGCATCCTTCTATGAAAATCCTAGGCCTGGCATTTTTGTTGTTAGTCGGGGTACTGTTGTTTGCGGATGCACTCGGAACCCATTTTCCAAGAGCTTATGTTTACTCGGCGCTCGGATTTTCGGCATTTGTTGAATTTTTGAATATTCAACATCGAAAAAATAATCGCGCTGCATGA
- a CDS encoding GH3 auxin-responsive promoter family protein, translating to MPSAAFVFGLKMLHWPCYFRFLANLNKPIAAQDLVLSQIVTCLSNTKYGLLFNINRRDPYPELIQKLPLVSYEKLKHWILRQQNSLSDLLVNESVIRYELIKDNSIVPYTKSLIRSFYQSFSIQLVSTPQEELDLDGCLNYYRSYCSGGTSSFPFQAAPYFVEGPLFVKIKGSPGLLPLVSEVFFEFQSASKSILRLHEVCEGDTYELVITQKSGLYRYRTGIRVRVGALFRKTPTFEVLEC from the coding sequence ATGCCTTCTGCAGCCTTCGTTTTTGGATTGAAAATGCTCCACTGGCCCTGCTATTTTCGATTTCTAGCAAATCTTAATAAGCCCATTGCAGCGCAAGATCTCGTCCTTTCTCAAATTGTCACCTGTCTTTCGAACACAAAGTACGGGCTTCTTTTTAATATTAACCGAAGAGATCCCTATCCTGAACTCATTCAAAAACTTCCGTTGGTCAGTTATGAAAAGCTCAAACATTGGATTTTACGTCAGCAAAATAGCCTCAGCGATCTTTTAGTGAACGAGTCGGTGATTCGATATGAGCTCATAAAAGACAATTCAATTGTACCTTATACAAAATCATTAATCCGTTCTTTTTATCAATCGTTTTCTATTCAGCTCGTTAGCACACCTCAAGAAGAACTGGATCTGGATGGCTGCCTAAATTACTATCGTTCTTACTGCTCTGGCGGCACATCTTCCTTTCCGTTTCAGGCTGCTCCGTATTTTGTGGAAGGCCCTTTGTTTGTTAAAATAAAAGGCAGCCCGGGCTTATTGCCTTTAGTCTCCGAGGTTTTCTTTGAATTTCAAAGCGCCTCAAAATCTATTTTACGGCTTCACGAAGTTTGTGAAGGAGACACCTACGAGCTTGTGATTACCCAAAAATCGGGACTCTATCGCTATCGAACCGGGATCCGTGTTCGAGTGGGAGCTCTGTTTCGAAAAACTCCAACCTTTGAGGTGCTAGAATGCTGA
- a CDS encoding nuclease, whose product MLKRIFFFVSLTLISTMATGRTWYPTKLYLDSKPIQVYFNDGDTFHYLSNGARISARLTGYNTLESFGPIHQWGQWTPEELFGIAKAATQEARKGSWYCHSGSHSDTYGRQLVSCPDLAKHLIDRGLAHVMLINSTERSPLLSFQAQAIQNQLGFWKKGVPAYVLSSVHSADESHRRAYDRLVSTQTGRSFLIVHNRTYSPCQKVQHTLSASEYSSSMVYLLSNQRYRASNPC is encoded by the coding sequence ATGCTGAAGCGAATATTCTTTTTCGTCAGCCTCACTTTAATCAGCACAATGGCAACGGGAAGAACGTGGTATCCCACGAAACTTTATCTCGATTCGAAGCCCATTCAGGTCTACTTTAACGATGGCGATACCTTTCATTATCTTTCGAACGGAGCCCGCATTTCGGCTCGCTTAACAGGGTACAACACTTTGGAGTCGTTCGGGCCCATCCACCAGTGGGGGCAATGGACGCCGGAAGAACTCTTTGGAATCGCCAAAGCAGCAACCCAAGAAGCTCGCAAAGGAAGCTGGTATTGCCATTCTGGAAGCCATTCAGACACATACGGTCGCCAGCTCGTCTCTTGCCCCGACTTGGCAAAACATTTAATCGATCGCGGACTCGCTCACGTCATGCTGATCAATTCAACGGAAAGATCTCCTCTCCTCTCCTTCCAAGCTCAGGCCATCCAAAATCAATTGGGGTTTTGGAAGAAAGGTGTACCAGCGTATGTTCTTAGTTCCGTCCACAGTGCCGATGAATCGCATCGCCGTGCTTACGATCGACTCGTATCCACACAAACAGGGCGTTCGTTTCTCATTGTACACAATCGCACCTACTCTCCCTGTCAAAAAGTTCAACATACATTGTCTGCTTCCGAGTATTCTTCGAGTATGGTTTACCTCCTGTCAAATCAACGTTATAGAGCGTCTAATCCGTGTTAG
- a CDS encoding histidine--tRNA ligase — translation MNDLFAKELEIRKVICDKAIHAFQVYGYEQLQTPVLEQLSLFARSAGENSDIVSKEMYSLEDRDGTLLCMRPEGTAGAVRALVDSGYFNQDPEVKAFYIEPMFRRERPQKGRLREFTQIGAEYFGVPTPEADIEFLAMIYDWLSSLPIGPIELVINSLGESSERQHYLDALQVFYTPLQEKLCSDCQRRLTKNVLRLLDCKEPKCIALAENSPQLSKYLGETSLTHFETVQQGLRNLFIPFRVSNNLVRGLDYYTRTVFEFVSHSGLGAQNTIAGGGRYDGLVEELGGLKVPAIGMAAGLERLVILLEEQGYQPELKRPVCTLVYADEPGQKKAFELLMAGRRQGLYLDMDPKNRSVKSQMRRADRKQSQFAVVLGENEVLSGTAQLKSLADGNSQPMELTALLVELKNCDR, via the coding sequence ATGAATGATTTATTCGCCAAAGAGCTCGAGATCCGAAAAGTAATTTGTGACAAGGCGATTCATGCGTTTCAGGTTTACGGTTACGAGCAACTTCAAACCCCGGTTCTAGAGCAACTTTCTCTCTTTGCGCGCAGCGCAGGTGAAAACAGCGATATTGTTTCCAAAGAAATGTATTCGCTCGAGGATCGAGATGGAACGCTGCTGTGCATGCGGCCTGAGGGGACTGCCGGGGCTGTTCGAGCGCTGGTCGATTCGGGTTATTTCAATCAAGACCCTGAAGTCAAAGCATTTTATATTGAACCGATGTTTCGACGCGAACGCCCTCAGAAAGGCCGTTTGCGCGAATTTACTCAAATTGGAGCTGAATACTTCGGTGTCCCGACTCCGGAAGCCGACATTGAATTTTTAGCCATGATCTACGACTGGCTTTCCAGCCTTCCGATTGGACCCATTGAATTGGTCATTAATTCTCTCGGTGAGAGTTCGGAGCGTCAACACTACCTGGATGCTTTGCAAGTTTTTTACACGCCGCTTCAAGAAAAGCTTTGCTCAGACTGTCAACGGCGCCTAACAAAAAACGTCTTACGACTTCTGGATTGCAAAGAGCCCAAATGCATCGCGCTCGCAGAGAATTCACCGCAACTATCAAAATACCTTGGGGAAACATCCCTCACGCACTTTGAAACCGTCCAACAAGGCCTCCGAAATCTCTTCATTCCTTTTCGCGTTTCGAATAATTTGGTTCGAGGCCTGGATTACTATACGCGTACCGTATTTGAATTTGTGTCGCATTCCGGTCTTGGTGCGCAAAATACGATAGCTGGAGGTGGGCGCTACGACGGACTTGTTGAGGAACTTGGAGGCCTCAAGGTTCCGGCAATCGGTATGGCAGCAGGCCTTGAACGCTTGGTGATCCTCCTCGAAGAACAAGGTTATCAACCTGAGCTGAAACGCCCAGTTTGCACACTCGTTTACGCCGATGAGCCCGGACAAAAAAAAGCTTTTGAGCTTCTAATGGCAGGTCGTAGGCAAGGTCTGTATCTGGACATGGATCCGAAAAATCGCAGCGTGAAATCGCAAATGCGGCGCGCAGATCGAAAACAATCGCAATTTGCGGTTGTTCTGGGCGAAAACGAAGTGCTTTCTGGAACAGCTCAGTTGAAAAGCCTAGCCGATGGAAATAGCCAACCGATGGAACTGACTGCTCTGCTGGTTGAGTTAAAAAACTGCGATCGTTGA
- a CDS encoding YifB family Mg chelatase-like AAA ATPase: MLAIVHCATVQGIDAVPIQVEIDIANGLPGFATVGLPENTVKEARVRVQAAISNSDYLFPSGRITVNLAPANLRKEGTGFDFPIALGILAAQGIVPPQELEGVFVLGELSLSGQVRPVRGALAAAQLAKEMGFRRLLVSRENGSEAALVEGIEVRSVECFRDAVEFLNTGNDERVPKAVAQSMPVHLEQELDLADVRGQYQARRALEVAAAGGHNLIMMGGPGSGKTMMARCLPSILPAMDQVQALEVTRIHSAAGLTLANGGLIAQRPFRAPHHSMTRAGLIGGGSGIPRPGELSLASNGVLFLDELPEFSRNVLEVLRQPLESGEVVLSRANATIKYPAKIMLVAAMNPCPCGNFGSPRRRCRCSFIDISRYKGRLSGPLLDRIDLHIDVPPVDLVALQSARAGEDSARVRERVIAAQKIQTTRLGAGKLNATMSKAQLMACAIPSLGGQELLAQAIERLGLSARAYDRVLRVSRTIADLEGSGVVDAHHVGEALQYRGDERMRLAA; this comes from the coding sequence ATGCTCGCTATCGTTCACTGCGCTACTGTTCAAGGAATTGACGCTGTTCCTATTCAAGTCGAAATTGATATTGCCAACGGCTTGCCAGGTTTTGCAACGGTGGGTTTGCCTGAAAATACGGTCAAAGAGGCCAGGGTACGCGTTCAAGCAGCCATTTCAAACTCAGACTACTTGTTTCCATCTGGGCGCATTACCGTCAACTTAGCTCCTGCCAATTTGCGCAAAGAGGGAACCGGCTTTGATTTCCCTATCGCCTTGGGCATCCTAGCGGCACAAGGGATTGTTCCTCCTCAAGAGCTTGAAGGAGTCTTTGTGTTGGGAGAACTGTCTTTGTCAGGTCAAGTTCGGCCGGTTCGAGGTGCACTCGCCGCAGCCCAACTGGCTAAAGAGATGGGGTTTCGCAGGCTGCTGGTTTCCCGAGAGAATGGATCGGAGGCTGCATTGGTCGAAGGGATCGAAGTCCGATCGGTAGAATGTTTTCGAGATGCCGTGGAGTTTCTGAATACTGGAAACGATGAGCGCGTTCCAAAAGCGGTTGCTCAATCGATGCCGGTTCATCTAGAACAAGAGCTTGATCTCGCAGATGTCCGAGGGCAGTATCAAGCACGGCGTGCATTAGAAGTAGCTGCAGCAGGGGGCCATAATTTGATTATGATGGGAGGGCCTGGTTCTGGTAAGACGATGATGGCTCGATGCCTTCCCAGCATTCTTCCAGCGATGGATCAAGTGCAGGCTTTAGAGGTAACTCGTATTCATTCTGCGGCTGGACTGACTTTAGCCAATGGTGGACTGATTGCGCAGCGTCCTTTTCGAGCTCCGCACCATTCGATGACTCGCGCAGGATTGATTGGGGGTGGCAGTGGAATCCCGAGGCCAGGAGAACTGAGTCTTGCCAGCAACGGAGTGTTATTTCTGGACGAATTACCCGAATTCTCTCGCAATGTTCTGGAAGTCCTTCGACAGCCTCTGGAATCAGGAGAAGTGGTTTTAAGCAGGGCCAATGCCACGATTAAATATCCTGCCAAAATCATGTTAGTCGCGGCGATGAATCCGTGTCCTTGCGGAAATTTTGGGAGCCCGAGGCGACGGTGTCGATGCAGCTTTATCGATATTTCAAGGTATAAAGGCCGTTTAAGTGGTCCGCTGTTAGATCGTATTGATTTGCACATCGATGTTCCACCGGTGGATTTAGTCGCTTTGCAAAGCGCTCGAGCGGGTGAAGATTCAGCGCGAGTACGGGAACGGGTGATAGCAGCCCAGAAGATTCAAACAACTCGTTTGGGAGCAGGAAAATTGAACGCGACCATGAGCAAAGCTCAGTTAATGGCATGCGCGATTCCAAGCCTTGGAGGGCAAGAATTATTGGCTCAAGCCATTGAGCGATTGGGGCTGAGTGCTCGTGCATACGATCGTGTCCTGCGAGTCTCACGAACCATTGCTGATCTAGAGGGATCAGGGGTTGTGGATGCACACCACGTTGGAGAAGCTCTTCAATATCGTGGGGATGAACGAATGCGATTGGCTGCCTAG